A stretch of Lysinibacillus agricola DNA encodes these proteins:
- the spoIVA gene encoding stage IV sporulation protein A yields the protein MSEAVFREIAERTNGDVYIGVVGPVRVGKSTFVKKVMESVVLPNIVDETERMRAQDELPQSSPGPNIMTAEPKFVPAQATRIAVGDDEMSFQIRLADCVGYIIEGAKGYEDENGPKYVHTPWHTEPIPFQEAAKIGTDKVIRDHANIGIVVTTDGTVNGISRRAAEKAEEEIVEQLTEIGKPFVVVLNCQMPAREETVQLRNELFERYNVPVIATSIDQMRASDIQYILQEALFEFPIRTIEVEKPDWLDVLDATHPLNVALIDSMEEVLSSIMKIRDVQQASDAFKVIDFIDQSEVVHVDAGVGTAVIRVSLQDELYKSVCNEWLEEPIETKRDWLLFIKEAAEAKEAQKRFKNAINEADSTGYGVTLPMMQEFEPTAPELIKQNNFYGVRMKAKAPSYHIIRVDMESEFAPLIGSEFHSQQLLKDLNHAYLHDRDALWSTQLFGTPLHEVLKEGIRYKMDAVPSTAKKRMRQTIERMVNEGDRGLVTFIL from the coding sequence TTGAGTGAAGCAGTATTTAGAGAAATTGCAGAGCGCACAAATGGCGATGTTTATATTGGTGTTGTCGGTCCAGTACGTGTAGGTAAATCAACATTTGTAAAAAAGGTTATGGAATCGGTCGTGTTACCGAATATTGTGGATGAAACAGAAAGAATGCGCGCACAAGACGAGTTGCCACAAAGCTCGCCGGGGCCAAACATTATGACTGCTGAGCCGAAGTTTGTGCCTGCTCAAGCAACACGTATTGCGGTCGGGGATGATGAAATGTCATTCCAAATTCGTTTAGCAGATTGCGTTGGGTATATCATTGAAGGTGCGAAAGGATATGAGGATGAAAATGGGCCGAAATATGTCCATACACCTTGGCACACAGAGCCTATCCCATTCCAAGAAGCGGCGAAAATAGGCACTGATAAAGTTATTCGTGACCATGCCAATATTGGAATTGTTGTAACAACGGATGGCACGGTGAATGGTATAAGTCGTCGTGCGGCAGAGAAGGCCGAAGAGGAAATTGTTGAACAATTAACTGAAATTGGAAAACCTTTTGTTGTTGTCTTAAATTGCCAAATGCCTGCGAGGGAAGAAACGGTACAGCTTCGAAATGAGCTATTTGAGCGCTATAATGTGCCAGTAATTGCTACTTCAATTGATCAAATGCGCGCATCCGATATTCAGTATATTTTGCAAGAAGCATTATTTGAATTTCCAATTCGAACAATTGAGGTTGAGAAACCAGATTGGTTAGATGTTTTAGATGCAACACATCCATTGAACGTAGCACTAATTGATTCGATGGAAGAAGTATTATCATCTATTATGAAAATTAGAGATGTGCAACAGGCGTCAGATGCCTTTAAAGTTATTGATTTTATTGATCAGAGTGAAGTGGTACATGTGGATGCTGGTGTTGGTACAGCAGTCATTCGAGTGTCATTGCAAGATGAGCTTTATAAGTCGGTTTGCAATGAATGGCTAGAAGAGCCAATTGAGACGAAGCGAGATTGGCTACTCTTTATTAAAGAGGCAGCAGAAGCAAAAGAGGCGCAAAAACGCTTTAAAAACGCCATTAATGAAGCAGATTCGACTGGTTATGGTGTAACACTGCCGATGATGCAGGAATTTGAGCCAACAGCACCAGAGCTCATTAAACAAAATAATTTTTATGGTGTGCGTATGAAGGCAAAGGCACCATCTTATCATATCATTCGAGTAGATATGGAATCAGAATTCGCGCCACTAATAGGCTCTGAATTCCATAGTCAACAATTACTTAAGGATTTAAATCATGCTTATTTACACGATCGTGACGCATTATGGAGCACACAGCTTTTTGGAACTCCGCTGCATGAAGTGTTAAAAGAAGGAATTCGCTATAAAATGGATGCTGTTCCATCTACAGCCAAAAAACGGATGCGACAAACAATTGAACGTATGGTGAACGAAGGTGATAGAGGATTAGTAACATTTATTTTGTAG
- a CDS encoding NAD(P)H-dependent glycerol-3-phosphate dehydrogenase has translation MEKVCVLGAGSWGTALAMVLAENGHDTLLWTHRNDQAEEINNQQTNRKYLPETILPANLHATSDIAEAVAHSETIVVAVPTKAIREVCEKMITSLDKKVLFVHVSKGIEPDTLKRISEILAESLPAEYVEEIVVLSGPSHAEEVVLHHPTTVTAACANIEAAEKVQDLFMNQFFRVYTNEDVIGVEIGGALKNVIALAAGITDGLNYGDNAKAALITRGLAEISRLGVKMGGNPFTFSGLTGMGDLIVTCTSVHSRNWRAGNLLGQGMKLPEVLDQMGMVVEGVRTTKAAYQLAEKYDVAMPISTELYSVLFNNVEPKIAVDALMMRMKKREIDDMMY, from the coding sequence ATGGAAAAAGTTTGTGTATTAGGGGCAGGATCGTGGGGGACAGCACTTGCGATGGTACTTGCAGAAAATGGGCATGATACACTTCTATGGACCCATCGAAATGATCAAGCTGAAGAAATTAATAACCAGCAGACGAACAGGAAGTATTTACCTGAAACGATACTACCAGCAAATTTGCATGCAACAAGTGATATTGCTGAGGCAGTTGCTCATTCAGAGACAATCGTCGTTGCGGTGCCTACTAAGGCTATTCGAGAAGTATGTGAAAAAATGATTACATCACTCGATAAAAAAGTACTGTTCGTTCATGTATCAAAGGGAATTGAACCCGATACATTAAAACGGATTTCAGAAATTTTAGCGGAAAGTCTACCAGCTGAATATGTAGAAGAAATTGTTGTACTTTCAGGTCCAAGTCATGCAGAGGAAGTTGTTTTACATCATCCAACAACTGTAACAGCGGCTTGTGCAAACATTGAAGCTGCAGAAAAAGTGCAGGATTTATTTATGAACCAATTTTTCCGTGTCTACACAAATGAAGATGTTATCGGCGTAGAAATAGGTGGCGCGTTAAAAAACGTCATTGCGTTAGCCGCTGGTATTACAGACGGTTTAAATTATGGTGATAATGCCAAAGCGGCACTTATAACTCGAGGATTGGCTGAGATTTCACGCCTTGGTGTCAAAATGGGAGGAAATCCATTTACATTCTCTGGACTTACAGGCATGGGAGATCTAATTGTAACATGTACAAGCGTACACTCTCGTAATTGGCGCGCAGGTAATTTGCTTGGGCAAGGTATGAAATTGCCAGAGGTGCTTGATCAAATGGGCATGGTTGTCGAAGGTGTACGCACAACAAAAGCTGCCTATCAATTAGCAGAGAAATATGACGTTGCTATGCCAATTTCAACGGAGCTTTATAGTGTTCTATTTAATAATGTAGAACCAAAAATAGCTGTTGATGCATTAATGATGCGTATGAAAAAGCGAGAAATTGATGACATGATGTACTAA
- a CDS encoding heptaprenyl diphosphate synthase component 1 yields MNATYIQNSIAQLKTEIFMDVRHRTLQKYTGVPVLDENQLFYLLVPFLNGEEWQQKQREAAITVGIVYAALSAHDHIEELNATSKEQQLTVLAGDFYSGRYYEILAMSGNVALIRNLSQGIVARCEHQIKVYETKKRSIEQWFASISNIESGLISKFFELYSFSEYVPIMEKSLLILRLEREWATYQRGQVSLMSKALEESARYAGATYSNVIQDKIVQLKTELLQMIGDASFLQSDVKQALQARVEASIASTNG; encoded by the coding sequence ATGAATGCAACATACATTCAAAATTCAATTGCACAGTTAAAAACAGAGATTTTCATGGATGTTCGTCATAGAACTTTGCAAAAATACACAGGGGTACCTGTGCTCGATGAAAATCAATTATTTTACTTGTTAGTTCCCTTTTTGAATGGTGAAGAGTGGCAACAAAAGCAAAGAGAAGCTGCAATCACTGTTGGGATTGTGTACGCAGCCTTATCGGCGCACGATCATATAGAAGAATTAAATGCCACATCAAAAGAACAGCAGCTAACCGTTTTAGCTGGAGACTTTTATAGTGGCCGTTATTATGAAATTTTAGCAATGTCAGGAAATGTCGCATTGATTCGAAACTTGTCGCAAGGGATTGTGGCACGTTGTGAACACCAAATTAAAGTATATGAGACAAAAAAACGATCAATTGAACAATGGTTTGCCTCAATAAGTAATATTGAATCAGGATTAATCTCTAAATTTTTTGAGCTCTATTCATTTAGCGAATATGTTCCAATTATGGAGAAGAGCTTATTAATTTTGCGTTTAGAGAGAGAATGGGCGACATATCAACGTGGGCAAGTATCTTTAATGAGTAAAGCCCTTGAAGAAAGTGCGAGATATGCTGGAGCGACCTATAGCAACGTCATCCAGGACAAAATTGTGCAATTAAAAACAGAGCTGTTACAGATGATAGGAGATGCATCGTTTTTACAAAGTGATGTGAAACAGGCTCTACAAGCACGTGTAGAGGCATCCATTGCTTCTACTAATGGATAA
- the ndk gene encoding nucleoside-diphosphate kinase: MAIEQTFLMVKPDGVKRQVVGDIVDRFERRGFVLKGAKLMVIPTELAEKHYAEHAERPFFGELVDFITSGPVFAMVWEGENVIKLARTMMGATKPEESNPGTIRGDYATTVSHNIIHGSDSLASAEREIGLFFGEDLV, from the coding sequence ATGGCAATCGAACAAACTTTTTTAATGGTTAAGCCTGATGGCGTAAAACGTCAAGTAGTAGGAGACATCGTAGATCGTTTTGAACGTCGCGGTTTTGTATTGAAAGGTGCTAAATTAATGGTAATTCCTACAGAATTAGCAGAAAAGCACTATGCTGAGCATGCTGAGCGTCCATTCTTTGGTGAATTAGTTGATTTCATCACTTCTGGTCCTGTATTCGCTATGGTTTGGGAAGGCGAAAACGTAATTAAGCTTGCTCGTACAATGATGGGAGCAACTAAACCTGAAGAATCTAACCCAGGTACAATCCGTGGTGACTATGCAACAACTGTTTCTCACAACATCATTCACGGTTCTGACTCACTTGCTTCTGCTGAGCGTGAAATCGGCTTATTCTTCGGTGAAGATTTAGTTTAA
- a CDS encoding DUF2768 domain-containing protein, whose amino-acid sequence MGPLSHMPALDVMWISFYCIGSLIISVGLIYLARNKVSNGFLRTIVNLFAYILFGLGTFLMVLIVATWP is encoded by the coding sequence ATGGGTCCGTTATCACATATGCCCGCGCTTGATGTAATGTGGATATCATTTTATTGTATAGGCTCTTTGATTATATCAGTCGGTTTAATCTATTTAGCTCGTAATAAGGTTTCGAACGGTTTTTTACGTACGATCGTGAATTTATTTGCATACATACTGTTTGGACTTGGCACATTTTTAATGGTACTTATAGTTGCCACATGGCCATAA
- the der gene encoding ribosome biogenesis GTPase Der, protein MTKPVVAIVGRPNVGKSTIFNRIVGERVSIVEDIPGVTRDRIYSSAEWLTHDFNIIDTGGIEIGDEPFLEQIRQQAEIAIDEADVIIFMTNGREGVTAADEQVAKILYKTKKPVVLAVNKIDNPDMREMIYDFYALGFGEPWPISGSHGLGLGDLLDECAKHFPNEDENQYGDEVIKFSLIGRPNVGKSSLVNAFLGQDRVIVSNIAGTTRDAIDTPYEYDDQEYVIIDTAGMRKKGKVYETTEKYSVLRALRAIERSDVVLVVLNAEEGIQEQDKKIAGYAHEAGKAIVIVVNKWDAVEKDEKTMNVFTQQIREHFLFLDYAPIIFVSANTKQRVHQILPIIQRVSENHAMRIQSSILNEVIEDAVARNPAPTDKGRRLRIYYATQVAIQPPTFVVFVNEPELMHFSYERFLENRIRETFDFEGTPIRLITRARA, encoded by the coding sequence ATGACGAAACCAGTAGTAGCCATCGTAGGTCGTCCGAACGTAGGTAAGTCGACGATTTTTAATCGTATCGTTGGGGAACGTGTATCGATTGTGGAAGATATTCCAGGGGTTACACGTGACCGTATTTATAGTTCGGCAGAGTGGTTAACACATGACTTTAATATTATTGATACAGGTGGTATTGAGATTGGGGACGAGCCGTTTTTAGAGCAAATTCGTCAACAAGCAGAAATTGCCATTGATGAAGCGGACGTTATTATCTTTATGACAAATGGTCGTGAAGGTGTAACAGCTGCTGATGAGCAAGTAGCAAAAATTTTATACAAAACTAAAAAACCGGTCGTTTTAGCAGTTAATAAAATTGATAATCCAGACATGCGCGAGATGATTTATGATTTCTATGCACTTGGTTTTGGCGAGCCTTGGCCAATTTCTGGCTCTCACGGCTTAGGTTTAGGGGATTTATTGGATGAATGTGCAAAACATTTCCCTAATGAGGATGAAAATCAATATGGAGACGAGGTCATTAAATTCTCGTTAATCGGTCGTCCAAATGTGGGGAAATCATCATTAGTAAATGCATTTTTAGGTCAAGACCGCGTTATTGTTAGTAACATCGCTGGTACTACTCGAGATGCTATTGACACACCTTATGAGTATGATGATCAGGAGTATGTCATTATTGATACTGCAGGTATGCGGAAAAAAGGGAAAGTGTATGAAACGACAGAGAAATACTCTGTATTGCGTGCATTACGTGCAATTGAACGCTCTGATGTTGTTTTAGTCGTTCTAAATGCAGAAGAAGGCATTCAAGAGCAAGATAAAAAAATTGCAGGCTATGCACACGAAGCAGGAAAAGCTATTGTTATTGTTGTTAATAAATGGGATGCTGTTGAAAAAGACGAAAAAACAATGAACGTCTTTACACAACAAATTCGTGAGCATTTCTTATTCTTAGATTATGCACCAATTATTTTTGTTTCGGCCAATACAAAGCAACGTGTACATCAAATTTTACCGATTATACAACGTGTAAGTGAAAACCATGCAATGCGTATTCAATCATCTATCCTTAATGAAGTGATTGAGGATGCAGTGGCACGCAACCCAGCACCAACTGATAAAGGCCGCCGTCTTCGCATCTACTATGCTACCCAAGTTGCGATACAGCCACCTACTTTTGTGGTGTTTGTTAATGAGCCAGAGCTAATGCATTTCTCTTATGAACGATTTTTAGAAAATCGTATTCGAGAAACATTTGATTTTGAAGGAACGCCAATTCGTTTAATTACCCGTGCTCGTGCTTAG
- the mtrB gene encoding trp RNA-binding attenuation protein MtrB has translation MAQDYIIIQAEEDGVHVIGLTRGTDTKFHHSEKLDAGEVMIAQFTEHTSAMKIRGKAQIHTAHGVINSEAKK, from the coding sequence ATGGCACAAGATTATATTATTATTCAAGCAGAGGAAGATGGCGTACATGTAATTGGTTTAACGCGAGGTACTGATACAAAGTTCCATCATTCTGAAAAATTAGATGCGGGCGAAGTTATGATTGCTCAATTTACTGAACATACATCTGCTATGAAAATTCGCGGAAAAGCACAGATTCATACAGCTCATGGTGTTATAAATAGCGAAGCTAAAAAGTAA
- the hepT gene encoding heptaprenyl diphosphate synthase component II yields MEKMKLKLLYSDLKSDIDIIEQELEKAVNSSSDLINDASLHLLQAGGKRIRPIFVLLGAKFGEYDIEKMKDVAVPVELIHMASLVHDDVIDDSNMRRGRPTVKSQWNNRVAMYTGDFIFARALEYITKLEDPLVHQILARTMVEICNGEVIQIEDKFRLDQGLKDYFRRIKRKTALLISSSCELGAVAAGVDPKTVRHLKRFGYFVGMSFQIIDDVLDIMATDKELGKPAGSDLLQGNITLPILLLKDDPEMQPYLVKVFAGTLTETERQNMLQYVRKSDAIEQANKMSDKYLKKALQEIDALPKHPVKKKLRDVALFMGKRKF; encoded by the coding sequence GTGGAAAAGATGAAGTTAAAACTACTCTATTCCGATTTGAAATCAGATATCGATATCATTGAACAAGAGTTAGAAAAAGCGGTGAACTCTTCTTCAGATCTGATCAATGATGCTTCTCTCCATTTATTGCAAGCTGGTGGTAAACGGATACGGCCAATTTTTGTGTTGCTTGGCGCGAAATTTGGCGAATATGATATCGAAAAGATGAAGGATGTAGCCGTGCCTGTAGAGCTTATTCATATGGCATCACTTGTGCATGATGATGTAATTGATGATTCCAATATGCGAAGAGGACGCCCGACAGTCAAATCACAATGGAATAATAGAGTAGCAATGTACACGGGCGATTTTATTTTTGCACGTGCACTTGAATATATTACAAAGCTTGAAGACCCATTAGTTCATCAAATTTTAGCACGTACAATGGTGGAAATTTGTAACGGTGAAGTCATTCAAATTGAAGATAAATTTAGACTAGATCAGGGTTTAAAGGATTATTTTAGACGAATCAAACGAAAAACGGCATTGCTGATTTCTTCTAGTTGTGAGCTTGGTGCAGTAGCAGCAGGCGTTGATCCCAAAACAGTGAGACATTTGAAACGCTTCGGTTACTTTGTTGGCATGAGCTTCCAAATTATCGATGATGTTTTAGATATTATGGCAACTGATAAAGAACTAGGAAAGCCAGCAGGCAGTGATTTATTGCAGGGCAATATTACATTACCGATTTTATTATTAAAAGATGACCCAGAGATGCAACCTTATTTAGTAAAAGTATTTGCAGGTACATTGACGGAAACAGAACGTCAAAATATGTTGCAGTATGTGCGTAAATCTGACGCAATTGAGCAAGCTAATAAAATGAGTGATAAATATTTGAAAAAGGCATTACAGGAAATAGATGCATTACCAAAACATCCCGTTAAGAAAAAACTACGTGATGTCGCTTTATTTATGGGCAAGCGTAAATTCTAG
- the folE gene encoding GTP cyclohydrolase I FolE has translation MSNVDLLKIEEAVKMILEAVGEDVNREGLLDTPKRVAKMYAEMFSGLHEDAKDYFKTVFHEDHEELVLVKDIPFYSMCEHHLVPFYGKAHVAYIPNDGIVAGLSKLGRAVETIARRPQLQERITSSVANTIMEMLSPKGVYVVIEAEHMCMTMRGLKKPGSKTVTSVARGIYEEDEVKRREVLSFIQMS, from the coding sequence ATGTCGAATGTTGATTTATTGAAAATAGAGGAAGCAGTAAAAATGATTTTAGAGGCGGTAGGTGAAGATGTAAATCGTGAAGGTTTACTCGATACACCGAAACGTGTAGCAAAAATGTATGCGGAAATGTTTAGTGGCTTACATGAAGACGCAAAAGATTATTTTAAAACAGTATTTCATGAAGATCATGAGGAATTAGTACTTGTAAAGGACATTCCGTTTTATTCGATGTGTGAGCATCATCTAGTACCTTTTTACGGGAAAGCTCATGTAGCCTACATACCAAACGATGGCATTGTTGCTGGACTAAGTAAATTAGGACGTGCAGTAGAAACCATTGCTCGTCGTCCGCAATTACAAGAGCGTATTACTTCTTCAGTAGCAAATACAATTATGGAAATGCTCTCTCCTAAAGGTGTTTATGTTGTGATTGAGGCGGAGCATATGTGCATGACTATGCGAGGACTTAAGAAGCCGGGATCTAAAACTGTGACATCGGTTGCACGTGGTATTTACGAAGAAGATGAAGTAAAACGTAGAGAAGTATTATCATTTATTCAAATGTCTTAA
- a CDS encoding HU family DNA-binding protein — protein sequence MNKTELVNSVAEAAGLSKKDASKAVEAVFDTIQDALAKGDKVQLIGFGNFEVRERAARKGRNPQTGKEIEIAASKVPAFKPGKALKDAVK from the coding sequence GTGAATAAAACAGAATTAGTAAACTCTGTTGCTGAAGCTGCAGGTCTTTCTAAAAAAGACGCTTCTAAAGCAGTTGAAGCTGTATTTGATACAATTCAAGATGCTCTTGCAAAGGGTGACAAAGTACAATTAATTGGTTTTGGTAACTTTGAAGTACGTGAACGTGCGGCTCGTAAAGGTCGTAACCCACAAACTGGTAAAGAAATCGAAATCGCTGCTAGCAAGGTACCTGCTTTCAAACCAGGTAAAGCGCTTAAAGATGCTGTAAAATAA
- a CDS encoding demethylmenaquinone methyltransferase: MAKTKEEHVHEVFESISQSYDKMNGVISFQMHVGWRDDTMKRMAVKPGAKALDVCCGTADWTIALADAVGEGGEVKGLDFSKNMLEVGEQKVKPYPQIELIHGNAMELPFPDNTFDYVTIGFGLRNVPDYLQVLKEMNRVVKPGGMVVCLETSQSEIPGYRQLFRFYFKFIMPIFGKIFAKSFKEYSWLQESANDFPGMKKLAAMFEQAGLEKVTYKAYSGGAAAMHMGFKKVR, translated from the coding sequence ATGGCTAAAACGAAAGAAGAGCACGTGCACGAAGTATTTGAAAGTATTTCGCAAAGCTATGACAAAATGAATGGTGTTATTAGTTTCCAGATGCATGTTGGCTGGCGCGATGATACGATGAAGCGCATGGCAGTAAAACCTGGAGCGAAGGCACTGGATGTTTGCTGTGGTACGGCAGATTGGACAATTGCCTTAGCTGATGCGGTTGGTGAAGGCGGAGAAGTAAAGGGGCTAGACTTCAGTAAAAACATGCTGGAGGTTGGCGAGCAAAAGGTAAAGCCATATCCACAGATTGAACTAATACATGGAAATGCTATGGAATTACCTTTCCCGGACAATACATTTGATTATGTAACGATTGGTTTTGGTCTTCGCAATGTACCAGATTATTTACAAGTATTAAAGGAAATGAATCGTGTTGTAAAACCAGGTGGAATGGTTGTTTGTTTAGAAACATCTCAATCTGAAATTCCCGGCTATCGACAACTATTCCGTTTTTATTTTAAATTTATAATGCCGATATTTGGTAAAATATTTGCTAAAAGCTTTAAAGAATATTCTTGGCTACAGGAATCAGCAAATGATTTCCCAGGTATGAAGAAATTAGCGGCAATGTTTGAACAGGCAGGTTTAGAAAAAGTAACGTACAAAGCATACAGTGGCGGTGCTGCGGCAATGCATATGGGCTTTAAAAAGGTACGTTAA